The Pseudomonas parafulva genome includes a window with the following:
- a CDS encoding MBL fold metallo-hydrolase produces MTLLSPLRGLVLGCLACAAPLLAAAPLQLDVYNPGADAPFAVSSVIVSGQRDAVLIDAQFGNDHARQLVQRLRASGKRLTTIYISQGDPDYYFGLATLTQAFPDAEVVASAATVEHIRNTMEAKLAYWGPEMGADKPERLVLPKALAGNRLLLEDQVLEVRGLEGPQPDRSFVWIPSIKAVVGGVVVSQNIHVWMADTQSAPSRAHWLQTLADIQALAPQTVVPGHFVGASDYSPQSVGFTADYIRTFEAQARVARDAAALVEAMKRHYPGLGDQSALELSAKVAKGEMQWPLQ; encoded by the coding sequence ATGACACTGCTTTCTCCCTTGCGTGGCCTGGTGCTCGGATGCCTGGCCTGTGCCGCCCCACTGCTGGCAGCCGCCCCCCTGCAACTGGACGTTTACAACCCTGGCGCCGATGCGCCGTTCGCGGTCAGCTCCGTGATCGTAAGCGGTCAACGTGACGCCGTGTTGATCGATGCACAATTTGGCAATGACCACGCCCGGCAACTGGTGCAGCGACTGCGCGCCAGTGGCAAGCGCCTGACGACGATCTACATCAGCCAGGGCGACCCCGATTACTACTTCGGCCTGGCAACCCTGACCCAGGCGTTCCCGGACGCCGAGGTAGTGGCCTCGGCCGCCACTGTCGAACACATCCGCAACACCATGGAGGCCAAACTGGCGTACTGGGGGCCTGAAATGGGGGCGGACAAACCTGAACGGCTGGTGCTGCCCAAGGCGCTGGCAGGCAACCGTCTGCTGCTCGAGGACCAAGTGCTGGAGGTGCGCGGCCTCGAAGGACCGCAGCCAGACCGCAGCTTTGTCTGGATACCTTCGATCAAGGCAGTGGTTGGCGGCGTCGTGGTTTCGCAGAACATTCATGTGTGGATGGCCGACACACAATCGGCACCCTCGCGTGCCCATTGGCTGCAAACCCTGGCGGACATCCAGGCACTTGCGCCGCAAACCGTGGTGCCCGGCCACTTTGTCGGTGCCAGTGATTACTCACCGCAGTCCGTTGGCTTTACCGCCGATTACATCCGCACCTTCGAGGCGCAGGCGCGAGTGGCAAGGGATGCGGCGGCGCTGGTCGAGGCCATGAAACGACACTATCCGGGGTTGGGCGATCAGAGTGCGCTTGAGCTCAGCGCCAAGGTGGCCAAGGGCGAGATGCAATGGCCGCTTCAGTGA
- a CDS encoding AraC family transcriptional regulator, with protein MPIAPSLDPHLEVQRQELADLIARHAGDPYGPASAIDNLFLVRYTENIRSVPTLAQPALCILAQGSKSLFLGDEQYAYDPLHYMVVSVTLPLSAVKLDASPQRPSLGLRMDLDPAEISQLIADSGPMLVPNRPYGRGLYVEKTDGALLDALLRLLRLLDTPRDIAMLAPLVRREILYRLLRGPQGYRLYEIALANSQTHRVCQAISWLNDNYQRPLRIEDLAREVNLSVSTLHHRFKAVTSMSPLQYQKQLRLQEARRLMLNEGLEAAVAAYRVGYESPSQFSREYSRLYGAPPIRDMARLRSSAV; from the coding sequence ATGCCCATCGCCCCGTCCCTAGATCCGCACCTGGAGGTTCAGCGCCAGGAGCTGGCCGACTTGATCGCTCGCCATGCAGGCGACCCCTATGGGCCGGCCTCAGCCATCGACAACCTTTTCCTGGTGCGCTACACCGAGAACATTCGCTCCGTACCCACTCTGGCGCAACCTGCGCTGTGCATTCTGGCCCAGGGCAGCAAGAGCCTGTTCCTCGGGGATGAACAATACGCCTACGACCCGCTGCACTACATGGTGGTGTCGGTCACCTTGCCCCTGAGCGCGGTCAAGCTCGACGCCAGCCCGCAGCGCCCTAGCCTGGGGTTGCGCATGGACCTGGACCCTGCCGAGATCAGCCAGCTGATCGCCGACAGCGGTCCGATGCTGGTACCCAATCGCCCGTATGGGCGCGGCCTGTATGTGGAAAAAACCGACGGCGCGCTGCTCGATGCCTTGCTGCGTCTGCTGCGCCTGCTCGACACGCCTCGCGACATCGCCATGCTGGCCCCGCTGGTGCGCAGAGAGATTCTCTACCGCCTGCTGCGCGGCCCGCAGGGCTATCGGCTGTACGAAATTGCCTTGGCCAATAGCCAGACCCACCGCGTGTGCCAGGCCATCAGCTGGCTCAACGACAACTATCAGCGGCCACTGCGCATCGAGGACCTGGCCCGCGAGGTCAACCTCAGCGTTTCTACCCTGCACCATCGTTTCAAGGCGGTAACTTCGATGAGCCCGCTGCAGTATCAGAAGCAACTGCGCTTGCAGGAAGCCCGGCGCCTGATGCTCAACGAGGGCCTGGAGGCCGCCGTGGCGGCCTATCGGGTAGGTTACGAAAGCCCGTCGCAATTCAGCCGTGAGTACAGCCGCCTTTACGGCGCACCGCCTATCCGTGACATGGCCCGGCTGCGGTCAAGCGCGGTGTAG
- a CDS encoding antibiotic biosynthesis monooxygenase family protein — MRLQQPVTHLALIRASSGRSAELGARLRDLLAPSLDTPGCLSFSVQRSQADDDLWLLSGSWQDQQAMNGYFASPTLNVFGELVQAQVVSSLDLHTFG; from the coding sequence ATGAGGCTACAACAACCGGTCACCCACCTTGCCTTGATTCGGGCCAGCAGCGGGCGCTCGGCCGAACTCGGGGCACGCTTGCGCGACCTGTTGGCGCCGTCGCTGGATACCCCGGGTTGCCTGAGCTTTTCGGTGCAGCGCTCGCAGGCCGATGACGACTTGTGGTTATTGAGCGGTAGCTGGCAGGATCAGCAGGCGATGAATGGTTACTTCGCTTCGCCAACGCTCAATGTGTTCGGTGAGTTGGTGCAAGCCCAGGTGGTGAGCAGCCTGGATCTGCACACGTTCGGCTGA
- a CDS encoding flavin reductase family protein, producing MYYYEPAKGHGLPHDPFNAIVGPRPIGWISSQDQQGRLNLAPYSFFNAFNYIPPIIGFCSVGRKDSLNNIEQTGEFVWNLATRPLAEQMNLSCSAVAPEVNEFDLSGLTATPSSVVKVPRVGETPVAFECKVTQIVQLQRADQALVPSWLILGEVVAVHIAERLLKDGIYDTAAAEPILRGGGPADYFELGNLFKMPRPKA from the coding sequence ATGTATTACTACGAACCCGCCAAAGGCCATGGCCTGCCCCATGATCCGTTCAACGCCATCGTCGGCCCTCGCCCGATCGGCTGGATATCCTCGCAGGACCAGCAAGGCCGTCTGAATCTCGCGCCTTATAGCTTCTTCAACGCCTTCAACTACATTCCACCGATCATCGGTTTCTGCAGCGTCGGGCGCAAAGACAGCCTGAACAATATCGAGCAAACCGGTGAGTTCGTCTGGAACCTGGCCACCCGCCCTCTGGCCGAGCAGATGAACCTGAGCTGCTCTGCTGTAGCGCCGGAAGTGAACGAGTTCGACCTCAGCGGTCTGACGGCCACACCCTCAAGCGTGGTGAAGGTGCCACGGGTAGGGGAAACCCCCGTGGCGTTCGAATGCAAGGTGACGCAGATCGTGCAACTGCAGCGCGCCGACCAGGCACTGGTACCCAGTTGGTTGATCCTGGGCGAGGTGGTGGCGGTGCACATCGCCGAGCGCCTGCTCAAGGACGGCATCTACGACACCGCGGCAGCCGAGCCCATCCTGCGTGGCGGTGGCCCGGCGGACTACTTCGAGCTGGGCAACCTGTTCAAGATGCCCAGGCCCAAAGCCTGA
- a CDS encoding MFS transporter, which produces MDNATSLPNGAAATPAAPRTTASRLKSIFSGSIGNMVEWYDWYVYAAFSLYFAKAFFPAGDSTAQLLNTAAIFAVGFLMRPIGGWLMGMYADRKGRKAALMASVLLMCAGSLVIALTPGYETIGVAAPVLLVVARLMQGLSVGGEYGTSATYLSEMASKERRGFFSSFQYVTLISGQLIALAVLIVLQQTLTTEQLYAWGWRVPFVIGALCAVVALYLRRGMEETASFTKKEKAKESLMRTLMRHPKELLTVVGLTMGGTLAFYTYTTYMQKYLVNTVGMSISDSTTISAATLFLFMCLQPLVGGLSDKIGRRPILIAFGVLGTLFTVPILSTLHTIQTWWGAFFLIMAALIIVSGYTSINAVVKAELFPTEIRALGVGLPYALTVSIFGGTAEYVALWFKSAGMESGFYWYVTGCIACSLLVYATMKDTKQHSRITTD; this is translated from the coding sequence ATGGATAACGCTACCTCCCTGCCTAACGGGGCGGCCGCAACGCCTGCCGCGCCAAGAACCACTGCCAGTCGCCTCAAATCGATCTTCAGCGGTTCGATCGGCAACATGGTCGAGTGGTACGACTGGTACGTCTATGCAGCGTTCTCGCTGTATTTCGCCAAGGCTTTCTTCCCGGCCGGCGATTCCACGGCTCAACTGCTCAATACCGCTGCCATCTTTGCCGTGGGCTTTTTGATGCGCCCGATTGGTGGCTGGCTGATGGGCATGTATGCCGACCGCAAGGGGCGCAAGGCTGCGCTGATGGCCTCTGTGCTGCTGATGTGCGCAGGCTCGCTGGTCATTGCCCTCACACCCGGCTATGAAACCATCGGTGTAGCAGCGCCGGTCCTGCTGGTGGTTGCTCGCTTGATGCAAGGGTTGTCGGTGGGGGGTGAATACGGCACCTCGGCCACCTACCTGAGCGAAATGGCGAGCAAGGAGCGTCGGGGCTTCTTCTCCAGCTTCCAGTACGTGACGCTGATCTCGGGCCAGCTCATCGCCCTGGCGGTCCTGATCGTTCTGCAACAGACCCTGACCACCGAGCAACTGTACGCCTGGGGCTGGCGCGTGCCGTTCGTGATCGGTGCCCTGTGTGCGGTGGTTGCCCTCTACCTGCGACGGGGCATGGAGGAAACCGCGTCGTTCACCAAGAAGGAGAAAGCCAAGGAAAGCCTGATGCGCACCTTGATGCGCCACCCCAAGGAACTGCTGACCGTGGTCGGCCTGACCATGGGCGGTACCCTGGCCTTCTACACCTACACCACCTACATGCAGAAATACCTGGTCAATACAGTCGGGATGAGCATCAGCGATTCGACCACTATCTCTGCCGCGACGCTGTTCCTGTTCATGTGCCTGCAACCTTTGGTGGGTGGGCTGTCGGACAAGATCGGCCGGCGCCCTATTCTGATTGCCTTCGGGGTGCTCGGTACGCTGTTCACGGTGCCGATCCTCAGCACCTTGCATACCATCCAGACCTGGTGGGGCGCGTTCTTCCTGATCATGGCGGCGTTGATCATCGTCAGCGGCTACACCTCGATCAACGCAGTGGTGAAGGCTGAACTGTTCCCGACCGAAATCCGTGCCCTGGGCGTTGGCTTGCCCTACGCCCTGACCGTCTCCATCTTCGGCGGTACGGCCGAATACGTGGCCCTGTGGTTCAAGAGCGCCGGCATGGAAAGCGGCTTCTACTGGTACGTCACAGGCTGCATCGCCTGCTCGCTGCTGGTGTATGCCACCATGAAGGACACCAAGCAGCATTCGCGGATCACCACTGACTAA
- a CDS encoding sigma-54-dependent transcriptional regulator yields the protein MLNSVMVIDDEASIRTAVEQWLSLSGFEVQVFARADEGMAHIGQDYPGVIISDVRMPGIDGLQLLERLQANDPDLPVILLTGHGDVPMAVEAMRSGAYDFLEKPFTPQHLLGSLRRALEKRQLVLENRRLHQQADLRTRLEATLLGVSPGMQQLRRQVLDLAALPVNVLIRGETGSGKEQVARCLHDFGPRASKPFVALNCAAIPEALFEAELFGHESGAFTGAQGKRIGRLEYADGGTVFLDEIESMPLAQQAKLLRVIQDQKIERLGANQSIGVDLRIIAATKPDLFDEARAGRFREDLAYRLNVAELRLPPLRERREDIVLLFEHFAQAAASRIGRTALPQSGQQLAQLLTHDWPGNVRELANAAERHVLGLGSPMPEQASVGQSLAERVEAFEAQCLRASLRQHAGEIKAVMQDLQMPRRTLNEKMQRHGLVRDEFVNAP from the coding sequence ATGTTGAACTCAGTGATGGTCATAGACGATGAAGCCAGTATTCGTACGGCCGTCGAGCAATGGCTGAGCCTGTCGGGCTTCGAAGTCCAGGTCTTTGCCCGTGCCGATGAGGGCATGGCGCACATCGGCCAGGACTATCCAGGCGTGATCATCAGCGACGTGCGCATGCCTGGCATTGACGGCCTGCAACTGCTCGAACGGCTGCAGGCCAACGATCCGGACCTGCCCGTGATCCTGCTTACCGGTCACGGTGATGTACCCATGGCGGTCGAGGCCATGCGCAGCGGCGCCTACGACTTCCTGGAAAAGCCCTTCACTCCACAGCACCTGCTCGGCAGCCTTCGCCGCGCGCTGGAAAAGCGCCAGCTGGTGCTGGAAAATCGACGCCTGCATCAGCAGGCAGACCTCAGGACGCGGCTTGAAGCCACGCTGCTCGGGGTATCACCGGGCATGCAGCAGTTGCGCCGGCAAGTGCTGGACCTGGCCGCCTTGCCGGTGAACGTGCTGATTCGCGGCGAAACCGGCAGCGGCAAGGAGCAGGTCGCCCGCTGCCTGCACGACTTTGGCCCACGCGCCAGCAAACCTTTCGTCGCGCTCAATTGCGCCGCCATTCCCGAAGCCTTGTTCGAGGCCGAGCTGTTCGGCCATGAAAGCGGCGCCTTCACCGGCGCCCAGGGCAAACGCATCGGCAGACTGGAATACGCCGATGGCGGCACGGTCTTTCTCGATGAAATCGAAAGCATGCCCCTGGCGCAACAGGCCAAGTTGCTGCGCGTGATCCAGGACCAGAAGATCGAGCGCCTGGGCGCGAATCAGAGCATCGGCGTGGACCTGCGCATCATCGCTGCCACCAAGCCCGACCTGTTCGATGAAGCCCGGGCCGGCCGCTTTCGCGAGGACCTGGCCTACCGCCTGAACGTTGCAGAGTTGCGCCTGCCGCCTTTGCGCGAACGACGGGAAGACATCGTCCTGTTATTCGAGCACTTCGCGCAGGCAGCCGCGTCCCGAATTGGCCGCACAGCCCTGCCCCAGTCGGGTCAGCAGTTGGCGCAACTGCTGACCCATGATTGGCCAGGCAACGTGCGTGAACTGGCCAACGCGGCGGAGCGCCACGTGCTGGGGCTCGGTTCGCCCATGCCAGAACAGGCGTCTGTCGGGCAGTCGCTGGCTGAGCGCGTGGAGGCATTCGAAGCGCAGTGCCTGCGTGCTTCCCTGCGCCAACATGCCGGCGAGATCAAGGCGGTGATGCAGGACCTGCAAATGCCCCGCCGTACCTTGAACGAGAAAATGCAGCGCCATGGGCTGGTGCGGGACGAATTCGTCAACGCGCCATAA
- a CDS encoding sensor histidine kinase: protein MPFSFRALRLGLITLVIVLGTVLCASWAMHQAKRQAMEADARQASQQLGLYANALHTLIDRYRALPAVLALDPELIDALRGPVQARTQDALNRKLERINGAANSSTLELLDRNGLAVAASNWRLPTSYVGSNYGFRPYFKQTRSLGNGRFYAVGVTSGVPGYFLSSAVNDEQGRFLGAMVVKLEFPELEREWRQGSDILLVSDARGITFIANQDGWRYRELRPLDGADRAELAQTRQYDKHPLIPLMHQVLTRFAENSTLSRVQAPQGETEFLWESLPLESEQWTLHLLRKPQVGTDARNAGLGAAAVWLSLVFAALLVSQRLRLSRLRQRSREELKRQVEERTRELRTAQEGLVQTAKLAALGQMSAAMAHEINQPLTTQRMQLETLKLLLDHGRYDEARQALEPLEQMLTRMASLTGHLKTFARNSPGGLRERLDLAGVVDQALDLLQARLHALDVQLALYLARPAWVRGDAIRLEQVLINLLSNALDAMADRRYRRLEIRIEPDAQHWRLSVLDSGGGIAAEDLPRIFDPFFTTKPVGDGLGLGLAISYGIVHDAGGQLLAENVPGGARLSITLPRDQEPAC from the coding sequence ATGCCTTTTTCCTTTCGCGCCCTGCGTCTGGGGCTGATCACCCTGGTGATCGTGCTGGGTACCGTCCTCTGTGCCAGCTGGGCCATGCACCAGGCCAAACGCCAGGCCATGGAAGCGGACGCCCGCCAGGCCAGCCAGCAACTGGGGCTGTATGCCAATGCCTTGCACACCCTCATCGACCGCTATCGGGCCCTGCCTGCAGTACTGGCCCTGGACCCGGAACTGATCGACGCTTTGCGCGGCCCGGTCCAGGCGCGAACCCAGGATGCCCTGAACCGCAAGCTCGAGCGCATCAACGGTGCAGCCAACTCTTCCACCCTCGAACTGCTCGACCGCAACGGGCTGGCGGTGGCAGCCAGCAACTGGCGGCTACCCACCAGCTATGTGGGTTCCAACTACGGCTTTCGCCCTTATTTCAAGCAAACCCGCAGCCTGGGTAATGGCCGCTTCTATGCCGTTGGCGTGACCAGCGGGGTACCCGGCTACTTTCTGTCCAGCGCGGTGAACGACGAACAGGGTCGCTTTCTCGGCGCCATGGTGGTCAAGCTGGAATTTCCCGAGCTTGAGCGCGAGTGGCGCCAGGGCAGCGACATATTGCTGGTCAGCGATGCCCGTGGCATTACCTTCATCGCCAACCAGGACGGCTGGCGTTACCGGGAACTGCGCCCATTGGATGGCGCTGACCGGGCCGAACTGGCGCAGACCCGTCAGTACGACAAGCACCCGTTGATACCGCTGATGCACCAGGTGCTGACGCGTTTCGCTGAAAACAGCACCCTCAGCCGGGTGCAGGCCCCACAAGGCGAGACCGAGTTCTTGTGGGAAAGCCTGCCGCTGGAAAGCGAGCAATGGACCCTGCACCTGCTGCGCAAGCCCCAGGTGGGAACCGACGCGCGCAATGCCGGCCTGGGTGCTGCAGCGGTATGGCTGAGCCTGGTATTCGCCGCCTTGCTGGTCAGCCAGCGCCTGCGCCTGTCACGCCTGCGCCAACGCAGCCGCGAGGAGCTCAAGCGCCAGGTCGAGGAACGCACCCGCGAGCTGCGCACGGCTCAGGAGGGGCTAGTGCAAACGGCCAAGCTGGCGGCCCTGGGGCAGATGTCCGCCGCCATGGCGCACGAAATCAACCAGCCCCTCACGACCCAGCGCATGCAGCTGGAAACCCTGAAACTGCTGCTGGACCACGGGCGCTACGACGAGGCTCGTCAGGCCCTGGAACCACTGGAGCAGATGTTGACGCGCATGGCGTCGCTGACCGGGCACCTGAAGACGTTTGCCCGTAACAGCCCAGGCGGCTTGCGCGAGCGCCTGGACTTGGCCGGCGTGGTCGACCAGGCGCTGGACCTGTTGCAGGCGCGCCTGCATGCCCTGGACGTGCAGTTGGCCCTGTACCTGGCACGTCCGGCGTGGGTGCGCGGCGACGCCATCCGCCTGGAACAGGTGCTGATCAACCTTCTGAGCAACGCGTTGGACGCGATGGCAGACAGGCGCTACCGGCGGCTGGAAATCCGCATCGAGCCCGATGCGCAGCATTGGCGCCTGAGCGTGCTCGATTCGGGGGGTGGTATCGCGGCCGAGGACCTGCCCAGGATCTTCGACCCTTTCTTCACCACCAAGCCCGTAGGTGATGGCCTGGGCTTGGGCCTGGCGATCTCCTATGGCATCGTGCACGACGCCGGTGGGCAGCTGCTGGCCGAAAACGTACCGGGCGGCGCGCGCCTTAGCATCACCTTGCCTCGCGATCAGGAGCCTGCATGTTGA
- the bglX gene encoding beta-glucosidase BglX, whose amino-acid sequence MMKLSLLGLAMGLVSQAAVAATSAPPLENKQAFIDHLISQMTEAEKIGQLRLISISPEMPREKIREEIAAGRIGGTFNSRTAPENRPMQDAAMRSRLKIPMFFAYDTVHGERTIFPIGLGMAATWDMDAVAKVGRTAAIEATADALDMTFAPMVDIARDPRWGRTSEGFGEDTYLTAKIGQVMVRAFQGSSPANPDSIMAIVKHFALYGAVEGGRDYNTVDMSLPKMYNDYLPPYRAAIDAGAGGVMVALNSINGVPATSNTWLMNDVLRKEWGFKGVTISDHGAIQELIRHGVARDGREAAKLAIKAGIDMSMNDTLYGEELPGLLKAGDVSQAELDQAVREVLGAKYDMGLFKNPYVRIGAAQNDLKDYYGEDRLHRDAARDVARRSLVLLENRRQTLPLSKDATIALVGPLADAPIDMMGSWAADGRPTHSVTVREGLRRAIEGKGKLVYAKGSNVTGDKAILDYLNFLNFDAPEIVDDPRPPAVLIDEAVKAAQQADVVVAVVGESRGMSHESSSRTTLQVPANQRALIEALKATGKPLVLVLMNGRPLSIGWEREQADALLETWFAGTEGGNAIADVLFGDYNPSGKLPITFPRSVGQIPMYYNHTRIGRPFTPGKPGNYTSQYFEEPNGPLYPFGYGLSYSTFELSGLALSGNKLKRGDTLQASIVVRNTGKVAGETVVQLYVQDVSASMSRPVKELKNFQKLMLKPGETRTVTFSISEEDLKFYNGQLQRVAEPGAFNVQVGLDSEAVQQQGFELL is encoded by the coding sequence ATGATGAAACTGTCTCTGCTGGGCCTGGCCATGGGCCTGGTCAGCCAGGCGGCTGTCGCCGCCACTTCCGCGCCGCCGCTCGAGAACAAACAGGCCTTCATCGACCATCTGATCAGCCAGATGACCGAGGCCGAAAAAATTGGGCAGTTGCGCCTGATCAGCATCAGCCCTGAAATGCCCCGGGAGAAGATCCGCGAGGAGATCGCCGCCGGACGCATCGGCGGCACCTTCAATTCGCGCACGGCACCGGAAAACCGGCCGATGCAGGACGCGGCCATGCGCAGCCGGCTGAAGATCCCGATGTTCTTCGCCTACGATACGGTACATGGCGAGCGCACCATCTTCCCCATCGGCCTGGGCATGGCCGCCACCTGGGACATGGACGCCGTCGCCAAGGTCGGCCGCACAGCGGCCATCGAAGCGACTGCCGACGCACTGGACATGACCTTTGCGCCGATGGTCGACATCGCCCGGGATCCGCGCTGGGGTCGCACCAGTGAGGGCTTTGGCGAAGACACGTACCTGACCGCGAAAATCGGCCAGGTAATGGTCCGCGCGTTCCAGGGCAGCAGCCCGGCCAACCCGGACAGCATCATGGCCATCGTCAAGCATTTCGCCCTTTACGGCGCAGTGGAAGGCGGGCGTGACTACAACACGGTCGATATGAGCCTGCCGAAGATGTACAACGATTACCTGCCGCCCTACCGCGCCGCGATCGATGCCGGCGCCGGTGGTGTGATGGTTGCGCTGAACTCGATCAACGGCGTGCCGGCCACCTCCAACACCTGGCTGATGAACGACGTGCTGCGCAAGGAGTGGGGCTTCAAGGGCGTGACCATCAGCGATCATGGCGCCATCCAGGAGCTGATCCGCCATGGCGTGGCGCGCGACGGTCGCGAGGCGGCCAAGCTGGCGATCAAGGCGGGCATCGACATGAGCATGAACGACACCTTGTACGGCGAGGAGCTACCAGGGTTGCTCAAGGCGGGCGACGTGAGCCAGGCAGAGCTGGATCAGGCCGTGCGCGAAGTGCTGGGCGCCAAGTACGACATGGGCCTGTTCAAGAACCCCTACGTGCGCATCGGCGCGGCGCAGAACGACCTCAAAGACTACTACGGCGAGGACCGCCTGCACCGCGACGCTGCGCGCGACGTGGCGCGCCGCAGCCTGGTGCTGCTGGAAAACCGCAGGCAGACGCTGCCGCTCAGTAAAGATGCCACCATCGCCCTGGTCGGTCCCCTTGCCGACGCACCGATCGACATGATGGGCAGCTGGGCAGCAGACGGGCGCCCCACCCACTCGGTCACGGTGCGCGAAGGGCTGCGCCGCGCCATCGAGGGCAAGGGCAAGCTGGTCTACGCCAAGGGCTCCAACGTCACCGGTGACAAGGCCATTCTCGACTACCTGAACTTCCTCAACTTCGATGCGCCGGAAATCGTCGACGACCCTCGCCCACCTGCGGTGCTCATCGACGAAGCGGTCAAGGCCGCGCAGCAGGCGGACGTGGTCGTGGCGGTGGTCGGCGAATCGCGCGGCATGTCCCATGAATCTTCCAGCCGCACCACGCTGCAGGTACCGGCCAACCAGCGTGCACTGATCGAGGCCTTGAAGGCCACCGGCAAGCCGCTGGTGCTGGTGCTGATGAATGGCCGGCCGCTGTCCATCGGCTGGGAGCGCGAGCAGGCCGATGCCCTGCTCGAAACCTGGTTCGCCGGTACCGAAGGTGGCAACGCCATTGCCGACGTGCTGTTCGGCGACTACAACCCCTCCGGCAAGCTACCGATCACCTTCCCACGCTCGGTCGGGCAGATTCCGATGTACTACAACCACACCCGTATTGGCCGTCCGTTCACACCTGGCAAACCCGGCAACTACACCTCCCAGTACTTCGAAGAACCCAACGGGCCGCTGTATCCCTTCGGTTACGGCCTGAGCTACAGCACGTTCGAACTGTCGGGGCTCGCGCTTTCTGGCAACAAGCTCAAGCGCGGGGACACGTTGCAAGCCAGCATCGTGGTGCGCAATACCGGCAAGGTGGCCGGCGAGACGGTGGTGCAGTTGTACGTGCAGGATGTGTCCGCCTCGATGAGCCGCCCGGTCAAGGAGCTGAAGAACTTCCAGAAGCTCATGCTCAAGCCCGGCGAAACACGGACCGTGACCTTCAGCATTAGCGAAGAAGACCTGAAGTTCTATAATGGCCAGCTGCAGCGCGTTGCCGAGCCCGGGGCGTTCAACGTCCAGGTGGGCCTGGACTCCGAGGCGGTGCAACAGCAGGGCTTCGAACTGCTGTAA
- a CDS encoding class I SAM-dependent methyltransferase: MSALSTSPDARVQFLDLLRTGLQGNTVVKLVLARPVGTDPTLQRIIAKPLLVKGQANLSLVYRHQTRDITRNLPLDDALQCIAELLPEGFRNAHLFDAEGELQLTFSKKGKPMLQRHGAQAPRETVGSNGHDREKKRYLDIARPFLRDLGVTDAQGALIPSMSRKWKQINKFIEVFDHALANAPLSSEQRLRVADFGSGKGYLTFAMHDYLRNTLGRDAQVTGVELRQDMVELCNAAAARLEHPGLEFQCGDVRSVVPDAIEVMIALHACDVATDYAIHTGIRCNAAIIMCSPCCHKQIRPQLQSPGLLQPMLQYGLHLGQQAEMLTDSLRALYLEACGYETKVFEFISLEHTNKNKMILAVKRRQPADQSALLEKIEQLKAFYGVKAHCLETLLRADGLL, encoded by the coding sequence ATGTCTGCCCTTTCTACTTCACCGGATGCGCGCGTCCAGTTTCTCGACCTGCTTCGCACCGGCCTGCAGGGCAACACCGTGGTCAAGCTGGTACTGGCGCGGCCTGTCGGCACCGACCCGACCCTGCAACGCATCATCGCCAAGCCCTTGCTGGTCAAGGGACAGGCGAACCTGTCCCTGGTCTACCGCCACCAGACCCGCGACATCACCCGCAACCTGCCGCTCGATGATGCTCTGCAGTGCATCGCCGAACTGTTGCCAGAAGGCTTTCGCAATGCCCACCTGTTCGATGCAGAGGGTGAGTTGCAACTGACCTTCAGCAAGAAGGGCAAGCCCATGCTGCAGCGCCATGGCGCCCAGGCGCCCCGGGAAACCGTTGGCAGCAACGGGCATGACCGTGAGAAAAAGCGCTACCTGGACATTGCCCGACCGTTTCTGCGTGACCTTGGCGTCACGGACGCCCAGGGCGCACTGATCCCGTCGATGTCGCGCAAGTGGAAGCAGATCAACAAGTTCATCGAGGTCTTCGACCACGCCCTGGCCAATGCCCCCTTGTCGAGCGAGCAACGCCTGCGGGTGGCCGACTTCGGCTCGGGCAAGGGTTATCTGACCTTCGCCATGCACGATTACCTGCGCAATACGCTGGGCCGCGATGCCCAGGTAACGGGCGTTGAGCTGCGCCAGGACATGGTCGAGCTGTGCAACGCCGCCGCCGCGCGGCTTGAACACCCAGGGCTGGAGTTTCAGTGCGGCGATGTGCGCAGCGTGGTGCCCGATGCCATCGAGGTGATGATCGCGCTGCACGCCTGCGACGTGGCGACCGACTACGCCATCCATACCGGCATCCGCTGCAACGCGGCAATCATCATGTGCTCACCGTGCTGCCACAAGCAGATCCGCCCGCAGCTGCAAAGCCCGGGCCTGCTGCAACCGATGCTGCAATATGGCCTGCACCTGGGCCAGCAGGCCGAAATGCTCACCGACAGCCTGCGTGCACTGTACCTGGAGGCCTGCGGCTACGAGACCAAGGTGTTCGAGTTCATATCCCTGGAGCACACCAACAAGAACAAGATGATCCTGGCCGTCAAGCGGCGCCAGCCAGCGGATCAGTCAGCCTTGCTGGAGAAGATAGAACAGCTCAAGGCGTTCTACGGGGTGAAGGCGCATTGTCTTGAAACGTTGCTGCGGGCGGATGGGTTGCTTTGA